In the Opitutaceae bacterium genome, one interval contains:
- a CDS encoding DUF4266 domain-containing protein, which yields MKAKSIFAILAALLGLSLFSGCTTVHPWERGALADYTMRPDRDPLHVNMNEHMYFSREASSGGRGVGGGGCGCN from the coding sequence ATGAAGGCGAAATCCATCTTTGCCATCCTGGCCGCCCTGCTCGGGCTGTCGTTGTTTTCCGGATGCACGACCGTCCACCCCTGGGAGCGCGGCGCTCTGGCGGACTACACGATGCGGCCCGACCGCGACCCTCTTCATGTCAATATGAATGAACACATGTACTTCTCCCGCGAGGCTTCTTCCGGAGGCCGGGGCGTGGGCGGCGGCGGCTGCGGCTGCAACTGA
- a CDS encoding TlpA disulfide reductase family protein, with protein sequence MMNHKRLRILIPLLVGLLSPLGGRAAAWSEGDPLPDLSAYALTGDLPDLAGKVVLVDFWASWCAPCKASFPALSELQVTYADRGLVVLAVNVDTDLKAYERFVERMKPEFSIVRDSAQKLVAEAGVATMPSSFLVGRDGIIREVHAGYHGDQTHDEYVAGIEKLLSQKPEASE encoded by the coding sequence ATGATGAATCACAAAAGACTGCGGATCCTCATCCCACTTCTGGTCGGGCTTCTCTCTCCACTCGGTGGCCGAGCGGCCGCCTGGTCGGAAGGGGACCCACTTCCCGACCTGTCCGCCTACGCGCTGACCGGTGACCTGCCGGATCTGGCGGGAAAGGTGGTCCTGGTTGATTTCTGGGCTTCGTGGTGCGCCCCGTGCAAGGCGTCCTTCCCCGCCCTCAGCGAGCTTCAGGTGACCTATGCGGATCGCGGGCTGGTCGTGCTCGCGGTCAATGTGGACACCGATCTCAAGGCCTATGAGCGCTTTGTCGAGCGGATGAAGCCGGAGTTCTCCATTGTGCGGGATTCGGCGCAGAAGCTGGTGGCAGAGGCCGGAGTGGCCACGATGCCGTCGTCATTCCTGGTCGGGCGCGATGGAATCATCCGGGAGGTGCATGCCGGCTACCATGGGGACCAAACCCACGACGAATACGTGGCCGGAATCGAGAAGCTGCTTTCCCAGAAACCGGAGGCTTCGGAATGA
- a CDS encoding DUF3570 domain-containing protein has protein sequence MRLKNLTVSVGRFRQHPGRVVSLALLLSLLQPRVVRSEDSVSYKFQNYQEDADRILIRSHYLMGDKTIGDAFRLKVEGLIDSISGASPTGQPAPEGSDQVPLSELEDERKAIIIDASNQFGPQNVTLQYAYSTESDYDSNGVSVSLARDLNQKNTTLQFGYAYTDDSIRALYLEDWQKKKTHDFFAGVTQLIDKNTVFTFNLSYGDISGFINDPYKLVEKNIELLPGLSLPLTFPENRPTHRTKFISYFGLTRHLENLNASIDGSYRYFRDNHGIGSHTFQVEWFQKFGGSFILRPILRWYRQSAADFYYVTLDGTDIDPQEIPSGLAPHYSADYRISEFDAWTYGLKAVFEVNDWLRLDGAVERYEMSGRDGVTSASAYPKATVITVGASAHF, from the coding sequence ATGCGCCTGAAGAACCTTACAGTCTCCGTCGGCAGATTCCGGCAGCACCCGGGAAGGGTGGTATCGCTTGCCCTGCTGCTCAGCCTTCTCCAACCCCGGGTCGTTCGGAGTGAAGATTCGGTCAGCTACAAGTTCCAGAACTATCAGGAAGATGCCGATCGAATCCTGATCCGGTCCCATTACCTGATGGGCGACAAGACGATCGGTGACGCTTTCCGGCTCAAGGTCGAGGGACTGATCGATTCCATTTCCGGTGCGAGCCCGACCGGTCAGCCGGCCCCTGAGGGGAGCGACCAGGTGCCGCTCTCCGAGCTGGAGGATGAGCGGAAGGCGATCATCATCGATGCCTCGAATCAGTTCGGGCCGCAGAACGTCACTCTCCAGTATGCCTACAGCACGGAGAGTGATTACGATTCAAACGGGGTGAGTGTTTCCCTGGCAAGGGACCTCAACCAGAAGAACACGACCCTGCAGTTCGGCTATGCCTACACCGACGATTCCATCCGGGCTCTCTATCTTGAGGACTGGCAGAAGAAGAAGACGCACGATTTCTTTGCCGGCGTCACCCAGCTGATCGACAAGAACACGGTCTTCACCTTCAACCTGAGCTACGGGGACATCAGCGGCTTCATCAACGATCCCTACAAGCTGGTCGAAAAGAACATTGAGCTTCTTCCGGGGTTGAGTCTTCCCCTGACCTTTCCCGAAAACCGCCCGACCCACCGGACCAAGTTCATCTCCTATTTCGGTCTGACCCGTCACCTCGAGAATCTCAATGCCTCGATCGACGGTTCCTATCGCTACTTCCGCGACAATCACGGGATCGGCAGCCATACCTTCCAGGTCGAATGGTTCCAGAAATTCGGCGGTTCGTTCATCCTGCGGCCGATCCTGCGCTGGTATCGTCAGTCGGCTGCGGATTTCTATTACGTGACACTCGATGGCACGGACATCGATCCGCAGGAGATCCCCTCGGGCCTCGCCCCCCACTATTCCGCCGACTACCGGATCTCGGAATTCGATGCCTGGACCTACGGACTCAAGGCGGTCTTCGAGGTCAATGACTGGCTTCGTCTCGACGGAGCGGTCGAACGTTACGAAATGAGCGGACGGGATGGTGTGACCTCCGCTTCCGCCTATCCCAAAGCCACCGTCATCACGGTCGGGGCGTCAGCGCACTTCTAG
- a CDS encoding FAD:protein FMN transferase produces the protein MTNRGQTNTDRPLRMATTPRAGVTRIDFKAMGTNCMIQFVAGSEAQARSFGQAVVDWVGRFEARYSRFREDSLISRINAAAGRGWVTIDEETAALLQLCDQLYLTTGGVFDPTALPIIRLWYRSLGQPEPEIPSDEAVAAAMSRVGWLRVQREADRIFLPEPGMAIDFGGFGKEYAVDQVAGIAEAHGLSDVLVDFGHDVRVAGAPPGLPCWHIGLEDPFRPGQCWSSLGITGRGIATSGDYIRVFVRDGKRYGHIIDPRTGYPVSNGVRSVTVVSDSCLQSGILSTTAFILGPVEGKAHIESTLGADGCLISEKETDETRGFFQYVVPTG, from the coding sequence ATGACGAACAGGGGGCAGACCAACACGGACCGACCGCTCCGGATGGCGACAACGCCGAGGGCGGGGGTCACCCGGATCGATTTCAAGGCGATGGGGACGAACTGCATGATCCAGTTCGTGGCCGGATCGGAGGCACAGGCGCGGTCGTTCGGTCAGGCGGTCGTCGATTGGGTGGGGCGGTTCGAGGCCCGTTATTCCCGGTTTCGCGAAGACAGCCTGATCAGCCGGATCAATGCGGCTGCCGGGCGGGGATGGGTCACGATTGATGAGGAAACGGCGGCCCTGCTCCAGCTTTGCGATCAGCTCTATTTGACCACCGGGGGTGTTTTCGATCCGACCGCGTTGCCGATCATCCGCCTCTGGTACCGGAGCCTGGGTCAGCCCGAGCCCGAGATCCCTTCCGATGAGGCGGTGGCGGCCGCGATGTCCCGCGTCGGGTGGCTGCGGGTGCAGCGGGAAGCCGACCGGATCTTTCTTCCGGAACCGGGAATGGCCATCGACTTCGGCGGTTTCGGCAAGGAGTATGCGGTCGATCAGGTGGCCGGCATCGCCGAGGCCCACGGACTGTCGGATGTACTGGTCGATTTCGGACACGATGTCCGGGTGGCGGGTGCGCCGCCCGGATTGCCCTGCTGGCATATCGGCCTGGAAGATCCTTTCAGGCCGGGTCAGTGCTGGAGCAGCCTTGGCATCACCGGTCGCGGCATTGCGACGAGCGGCGACTACATTCGCGTGTTTGTCCGTGACGGAAAGCGTTACGGCCACATCATCGACCCCCGAACCGGCTACCCGGTCTCAAACGGCGTCCGCAGTGTCACCGTGGTCTCGGACAGTTGCCTGCAGAGCGGCATCCTCTCAACGACCGCGTTCATCCTGGGACCGGTTGAGGGCAAGGCCCATATCGAATCGACGCTGGGGGCTGACGGTTGCCTGATCTCGGAGAAGGAAACGGACGAGACCCGCGGGTTTTTCCAATACGTCGTCCCGACGGGTTGA
- a CDS encoding Gfo/Idh/MocA family oxidoreductase, which translates to MSSDYRLKCGVAGVGYLGRHHARIYHALEQVELVGVFEPDDGRANEVCREYGCRRFDSLEALGQACEAISVVVPTDRHCEVALPLLAASCHLLIEKPLCSSAAEAEAIVQAAREAGVLVQVGHIEHFNPVMSYLEKEVDRPRFITTERLAPFQPRGTEVGVVLDLMIHDIGIVLQLVRSPVVRVESVGVSVLSPTEDIANARITFENGCVANLNASRVSQKKLREIRVFQDSAYLSLDFMNQAGHLVKKSGQILNQEEIPIEKGEPLLLELASFTESVLEAREPKVGATLGRNALELALAITGQIRSARR; encoded by the coding sequence ATGAGTTCGGATTATCGATTGAAGTGCGGGGTTGCCGGAGTCGGCTACCTGGGACGGCACCATGCCCGGATCTATCATGCCCTTGAGCAGGTCGAACTGGTCGGGGTTTTTGAACCGGACGACGGGCGGGCAAACGAGGTTTGCCGGGAGTATGGTTGCCGGCGGTTCGATTCATTGGAAGCGCTCGGGCAGGCCTGCGAGGCGATCAGCGTGGTCGTTCCGACCGATCGCCACTGCGAGGTGGCGCTTCCGCTCCTGGCGGCCTCCTGCCATCTGCTGATCGAAAAACCGCTCTGCTCCTCGGCCGCCGAGGCCGAGGCGATCGTCCAGGCGGCCCGCGAGGCGGGCGTGCTTGTCCAGGTGGGACACATCGAGCACTTCAATCCGGTCATGAGTTACCTCGAAAAGGAGGTCGACCGTCCCCGCTTCATCACGACGGAGCGGCTGGCGCCGTTTCAGCCGCGTGGAACCGAGGTCGGAGTTGTCCTGGATTTGATGATACACGACATCGGGATCGTCCTGCAGCTGGTGCGGTCGCCGGTGGTCCGCGTCGAGAGCGTCGGTGTCTCGGTCCTGTCGCCGACCGAGGATATCGCCAATGCGCGGATCACCTTTGAGAATGGCTGTGTGGCCAATCTGAACGCCAGCCGGGTCAGCCAGAAGAAGCTGCGGGAGATACGGGTTTTCCAGGATTCGGCCTACCTCTCACTGGACTTCATGAACCAGGCCGGTCACCTCGTGAAGAAGAGCGGTCAGATCCTGAACCAGGAGGAGATTCCGATCGAGAAGGGTGAACCGCTCCTGCTCGAGCTGGCTTCTTTCACCGAGAGCGTCCTCGAGGCGCGCGAACCCAAGGTCGGGGCCACCCTCGGACGCAACGCGCTCGAGCTTGCGCTCGCCATCACCGGCCAGATTCGTTCGGCGCGCCGCTGA